One Hyphomicrobium sp. CS1GBMeth3 DNA segment encodes these proteins:
- a CDS encoding TIGR02594 family protein, whose product MDDARWLKAAWREFGQAERAGTSHNPRIVAFYRDVGHPQVVADEVAWCAAFCGACLERSGIRSTRSLLARSYLKWGVTLSEPCVGCIAVFSRGSDPGKGHVAFWLGETDDAVVVLGGNQSNAVSVARYPKARLLGLRWPHANQTANAETASGGSGAEIFERALVHVLEMEGGYTDDPHDPGGPTNRGITLGVFAAWRKVAVTESNRLRLIRALKAIDDETVREIYRTRYWERAHCAELAPPLALMHFDAAVNHGFGTAIRFLQDAVGAGVDGEIGPETRAKLAAAALSDTLDTYAAIRRRRYRALPHFWRFGRGWLARVDKILARAKLLAAEMTSSPSQPEGAHDMTTTDPNAGKWWGHSITIWGTLVTILSTVVPALAPVTGVDVSGDLVQDAGEQVVDAVQTVGALIGTLMTIYGRMRATTPLQKALFKPKG is encoded by the coding sequence ATGGACGACGCACGCTGGCTCAAGGCGGCCTGGCGCGAGTTCGGCCAAGCCGAGCGCGCGGGCACGAGCCACAATCCGCGTATCGTCGCCTTCTATCGCGACGTCGGCCACCCGCAGGTCGTTGCGGATGAGGTGGCCTGGTGCGCGGCGTTCTGCGGTGCGTGTCTGGAGCGCTCCGGCATTCGCTCGACGCGGTCCCTGCTGGCGCGCTCGTATCTGAAATGGGGCGTCACTCTCAGCGAGCCGTGCGTGGGCTGCATCGCGGTCTTCTCGCGCGGCAGCGATCCCGGCAAAGGACACGTCGCGTTCTGGCTCGGCGAGACGGACGACGCGGTCGTCGTGCTCGGCGGCAATCAGTCGAACGCCGTGTCGGTGGCGCGGTATCCGAAGGCGCGTCTGCTCGGCCTGCGCTGGCCCCATGCGAACCAGACGGCGAACGCAGAAACGGCGTCAGGTGGAAGCGGCGCCGAGATCTTTGAACGCGCGCTCGTGCACGTGCTCGAGATGGAGGGCGGCTACACCGACGATCCGCACGATCCCGGCGGCCCGACCAATCGCGGCATCACGCTCGGCGTCTTCGCCGCTTGGCGCAAGGTCGCGGTGACGGAGAGCAATCGCCTGAGACTGATCCGTGCGCTCAAGGCCATCGACGATGAGACCGTGCGCGAGATCTACCGCACCCGCTACTGGGAGCGCGCGCATTGCGCAGAGCTCGCGCCGCCGCTGGCGCTGATGCACTTCGACGCCGCCGTCAACCACGGCTTCGGCACGGCGATCCGTTTCCTGCAGGATGCGGTAGGCGCCGGCGTCGATGGAGAGATCGGCCCCGAGACGCGCGCCAAGCTCGCGGCGGCGGCACTCTCCGACACCCTCGACACCTACGCCGCCATCCGCAGGCGGCGCTACCGCGCGCTTCCCCACTTCTGGCGCTTCGGCCGCGGCTGGCTCGCCCGCGTCGACAAGATCCTCGCGCGGGCAAAGTTGCTCGCGGCCGAGATGACGTCCTCCCCCTCTCAACCTGAAGGAGCACACGACATGACGACGACCGATCCCAACGCCGGCAAATGGTGGGGCCACTCGATCACCATATGGGGCACCCTCGTGACCATCCTATCGACCGTGGTCCCCGCCTTGGCGCCCGTGACGGGCGTCGACGTGAGTGGCGACCTCGTCCAGGACGCGGGCGAGCAGGTGGTCGACGCGGTACAGACGGTCGGCGCCCTGATCGGCACGCTGATGACCATTTACGGCCGCATGCGCGCCACGACGCCCCTTCAGAAGGCCTTGTTCAAGCCGAAAGGCTGA